In the genome of Chloroflexota bacterium, the window GCTCAACCACCTGCGACACCTGCAGGGCGAGTTCGGCGGCGTCGGGTTGATCGGACGCCTGCTGACCTCGTTCGGCATCGACTGCCTCGCCATGCAGGGCAAAGGCTTCGTGACCGGCGTGCTGGCCATGCTCGGATGCGGCGTCACCACGCCGCACACCCATGCCTGGTGGTCGACAGCCGTCGCCGCCATCGATACCGTGCTGAACATTCCGCTGGTGCTGCTCTGCGCAGCCGCGCTCGTCGTCTGGGTCCGCAGTCGCGGCTCGCGCGCCGCGCTGGCCGGGGCACCGGCCTCATCGTAAAGAACCGGGCCAAACTTCCATGAGCATTCTGGCCGATGCCGGCACGCGAATCCTGATCCAGGGCATCACCGGCCGCGAAGCGGTCACGCTGGCGCAGGAATCGCTCAAATATGGCGCGCGCATCGTCGCCGGCGTCACGCCCGGGCGCGGCGGCGCCACGGTGGCCGGTGTGCCTGTCTTCGACACGATCGAGCAGGCCTGCGCGCAGCAGCCGGTCGACGCCTCGGTCATCTCGGTACCCGCTCCGGCTGCCATGGATGCCGCGCTGGAAGCAATCGCGCACGGCATCCGGCTCATCGTCATCGTCACCGAGCGGCTGCCCCGGCGTGACGTAGCGGTCATACTGGAAACCGCCGCGCGCGCCGGTGCGCGCATCGTCGGCCCCAATAGCCTCGGCCTGATCGTGCCGGACGTGACACGCGTCGGCATGTGCGGCGGCTCGGCCGCCGCCGCGCGTCGCGCCTATCGGCCCGGGCGTGTCGCCGTGCTCTCGCGCAGCGGCGGCATGACCACCGAGATCGCCAGCCTGCTGACGTTGAGCGGACACGGCCAAAGCACCGCGATATCGCTCGGCGGCGATCCGCTGATCGGCTCCACGGCGCTCGATTTGCTGCCGCTTTTCGAGGCCGACCCGCAAACCAACGCACTGGTCCTCTTCGCCGAGCCGGGCGGCACGATGGAGGAACAGTTGGCGCAGCACCTCAGCCGCCACCCGTCGCGCCTGCGCATCGTCGCGTTCGTGGCCGGGCGCTTCGCGGAGCGTATGCAGGGCGTGCGCTTCGGGCATGCCGGCAGCATCGTCGAGGGCACGCGCGGCAGCCCGCAGAAGAAGATCGACCTGCTCCGCGATGCCGGCGTCCGCGTCGCCCGCACCCTGTCGGAGATACCATCCCTGCTCGCCTGATGCCGCCGCGTATGAGCCTCTTTATCCGTATTGAACTGTCGGAAGCCGCCCGCTCGCTCGGGCGCGTGGCCGCCGTCTGCCCGGTCAACATCTTCGCCGACCAGGCCGGCGCTCTCGTCGTAGTGCCGGAACGTGAGGACGAGTGCACGCTATGCGAGCTCTGCCTCGACGCCGCGCCGCCGGGCGCCATTCGCATCCACAAGCTCTACTCCGGCGCGACGTTGGAGCGCCCGGCGCCTGCCGCATGACCTTCACTCGCACGCGCATGCCCCGAATGGCCGCATGGCTTCGCGCCGAATGGCGCGACCACCGCCTGTTGTACCTGGCGTGGCTGATCTGGTTCGTCGCGTTCGCCCTGCTGGTGCGCTCCACGCTGGGCGGCCCGGACGGTACCCGCTACCTTGCTTACCTGCGCTCGCTCGTCTTCGACCGCGACCTGATTCTCACGAACGAGTTGGAACGCTTCGGTCAGCGCGTCATCATCACCGCGACCGGCTACAGCGCACAGATCGCCAACGTCGGTATCATCCCATTCTGGCTGCCGTTCTACCTCATGGGCGTCGTCTCGGCCTGGCTCGCTGGCGATGTCGGGTCGGGGCTGGCGTCCAACTACCAGCTCTGGCTTGATTTCGGGGATTGGCTGTACGGCCTGCTCGCCATACTGGTCATGGTTCGCTGGTTGCGCACCCGCTCGTCGGCTGGAATCGCTACGTTCGCCGTACTATTGGCCGTGCTGGGCTCCTCGTACATCTACTACATGACGGCGCTGGCGCCCAGCTACCACATGACGACCGCCCTGCTGTGCGCCATCTTCATCGCCATCTGGGACCGCACGCGCGGTAACCGCTCACTCGCGCAGTGGCTCGCGCTCGGCCTGCTGGCCGGGACAGCCATGAGCATCGCCCAGTACCACGCACTGCTGCTCGTCTTCCCGGCGCTCGAAACGCTTGCAGGCGCCATCGCGATCGGTCACGAGTGGCGAGTGTCCGAATTACGCCATGTCGGGTCATTGCTGCGTCAGGTCACGCCACGCCGAATCGCCGCCGGACTCGCCCTAGTGATAGGCCTCATGCTGCCGCTTGCGCCGCAATTCGTCGCCTGGGGCATCATCTTCGGCAACCCGTTCGCCAACCCGTACACGATCGACGCCAACTGGAACGCGGCGCATTTCTCGGACGTCCTGTTCTCCTCGTACCACGGCCTGTTCTTCACCGCGCCGCTGCTGTTGCTGGCCTGTCTCGGCTGGTTCGTCGGACTCCGCCGCGACTGGCCGCTCTACGGCGGCGCGCTCCTCTTTCTGGCCGGCATCACCTACAGCAGCGCCACGCGTATCGGGTTCTGGGGCGGCGTTTCATTCGGCATGCGCTACGCCATTGGCTTGACGCCCTTGTTTGCGCTCGGTCTATGCGTCTGGCTGGCGACCGTCCGCACGCGGCCACTGCACCTCGCCATCGCCGCGATCGGAGTGACGTGCGTGCTCTGGACATACGGCTACTTCCTGCAAGCCTTTTTCGGACCGGCGTCGTTCTCGGAATACCATGCCGCCGCGCAGTGGTTAGCCAACCAGTGGCAGATCATCCGTGACCCGTGGCCGTTCCTGACACGTCAGTTTCTGCTTCCGCGCTCGCCGACCCTGATGGCCAACCTGGCTGGCCTCGCGCTGATATCACTCGTCATCTGGCGCGCCGGTGCGGCGCTCATCGCCGCGCCGCGCCGCGCGGCCTCCGGCGTGCTTGTACTGGCGGTGGTGCCGCTCGTCTTCGCTGCCGGCCTGCTTGCGACCGTGCCTAATAACGAGGCGCGCATGGCTGTCCTGCGCGCCAACGGGTACTACGCCAAGAACTCCAATCGCGGTGAGTTTGACTGGGAACAGTTCAGCAACGAGTACGTCGAGCGCGCGCGTTATTACGACGCCATCGGCCAGCACACGTTGGCTATGCGTGACATCGCCCGCGCCTTCGAGATCTGGCCCAACAAATCACGCGTCCTGTCGAGCGGCGATGTGACGGGCCGGTTCCGTCCGGTCGGCATCACGTTCGGTGACGAAGTGGAATTGGTCGCCTATCAGACACAGCCCGACGTCATTACGGCGGGACAACCGCTTACAGTTACCTTGCTCTGGCGCGCAGGTAAGCGACTGCCGTCCGATTACGACTCCGGCGTGCTGCTGATCGACGCGAATGGGCAGGTCAGCCAGCGCTCTCCAAGCGGACAAGGCGACGACGCATTTCCGGCCAGTTGGTGGCTGCCGGGCACGCTCATAGCCGACCGGCAGGTCATCGATGTGTCAGCGGTCGCGCCGGCCACATTGCTAAAGCTGCGCGCTGAACTTTTCGATCCGTTCGCCAACAAGCGGCTCGCGGCACCCGCCAACGGAGTCTTTGCGGAAATCAAGCGCCCGCCGCTGCCCGGTGGACCAGCCAGCGTGGTCGGCACCCTGGGTGGCGCCGTGTCACTGATCGGCTCCCAATTCGCCCGCACGGCATCCGGCGCGACGCTGGCCGTGACCTGGCGCGCCGACGCGCCACTGGAGCGCGACTACACGGTCTTTGTACATCTGCTGGACGCCCAGAACGCCATTATCGCACAGCACGACGCCCAGCCGCTCAAAGGCCGCTATCCGACGCATGCGTGGGCGCCCGGTGACGTTATTAACGAGACGTACGACTTTGCACTGACGCCTACCCAGCAGGAGCGCGTGCAGAGCGCCGTGGTCGGCCTGTACACGCTATCCGACGGGCGTCGCCTGCCGGCGTCCGGCGGCGGCGATTTACTACGCATTCCGCTGCGCTAATTCGCATGGGAGCCCCCTGTGAAACGCTACGAACTAATCACTTTCGGCGAAAATATGATCCGCCTTTCGACGCGCGACTACGAGCGGCTGGAACAGGCGCAGACGCTCGACGTCCGCCACGGCGGCACCGAAGCCAATGTCGCCGTGGGACTGGCGCGGCTGGGGCATCGCACCGCCTGGTTGTCGCGCCTGGGCGACAATGCGCTCGGACACCGGATCGAGCGCGACATTGCATCATGGGGCACGGACACCAGCCGAGTGATCTGGGCGCCCGACGAGCGCGTTGGCGTATTCTTTCTCGAAGTAGGGGCAGGCGCGCGGGGGTCGTCGGTGCTTTATGATCGTCGCGACTCCAGCATGAGCCGCATGGGCGTCGAGACGTTCCCGTGGGAATGGCTTGCGGAGGCCGGGTGGCTGCATCTCACCGGCATCACGACGGCGATTAGCAGCAGCTGCGAGGAACTGGTGCGCGAGACGCAGCGACGCGCGCACGAAGCCGGATTGACCGTGTCGTACGACGTGAACTACCGGGCCAAGCTCTGGACGCCGGAACGAGCGCGCGAGGTCGTCAGCCCGCTCTGCCGCGACGCCGACATCATGTTCATGAAGCATTCCGATGTGGAGCGCGTCTTCGGCATTCGCGAGGCTACCGCCGAGGATGACCTGCGCGCGCTGGCATCCCGCTTTGCGCGCAAAGTCGTGGTGATGACAGCGGGCGCGGACGGCGCGCTGGCGTTCGACCAGCAGAGCGGGCAGATCGCACGTGCCCCGGCCCACCCGCTGACGCACGTGGTCGATCGCGTCGGCGCCGGCGATGCGTTCGCGGCCGGATTCATCGCGGGTTATCTGGAGACCGGCATCGAATGCGGTCTGCGCATGGGCAACGCGATGGCGGCGCTCAAAATGACCATTCAGGGCGACTACGCGCTCGTGTCGCGCGCCGAGGTTGACGGCCTGCTGGCCGGCAGGTCCGGCGGCATCAGCCGCTGAACCGCAGCAATTCTCATTTTGGAGTCGGCTGCCAATATGCCCCCTCATCCCCTGCCCCTTCTCCCCCCGCGCGCGCGGGAGAAGGGGAAAAGCTAACGGGGAGGTGCGCGGCGGCTGCGCCGCCGCGCACCTCCCCTAAGAATCTCGCCCCCTCCAACGAAGTTGGGAGGGGGTCGGGGGAAGGGCAGCGCCACGTTTTCAGCGGGCCAGCTTGCGTGACAAGCGCCTGAGAGCCAGCGCATCGCAAGCGGCATTGGAAAGTACCCGTACAAAGCCAAATTGAGAATTGCTGGCTGAACCGTCGTCGCATTGACAAGAAAAGGCCACCATGGTGTGCATGGTGGCCTTTCGTGGCTGCGGAGTTGCGCTACTTCTTCTTCGCCTTCTTGCCGCCGTTCGGGCCGAGGATGGCATCCTTGGCCGCCTTCGCCACGCGGAACTTCACGACCTTCTTCGCGGCGATCTGGATCGTCTCGCCGGTCGCGGGGTTGCGGCCCACGCGGGCGGCGCGATCCTGCATCACCAGCTTGCCCAGGCCGGGCAGCGTGAAGGTGTTCTTGGCTTCCTTGTAGGCAAGCGCGGCGAGCGCCTCGAGGAACTGCGCGCTCTGCTTCTTGCTGATGCCGGTGACTTCCGCAAGCTTGGACGTGATCTGACTCTTCGTCATTGCCATAGATCATTCTCCTTGTGAAAATGTTGGATTTCTGGCCTAATTCTAGTGGTTTTTCAAAATGGAGTCAAGAGCGCCTGCATATTCGCCCTAAGTTGACAATTCCACATCCCAATACTACTACATATAGACTCTGTGTCATGCGCAGGCCCCAGATGTAGATGCTTGGATCCCCGCGTGAGGCATCGATGAAAAGCATTCCGGCCGAATACATGCTTAGCGCAAATGCGGCCACGCTACCCGCGCGCCGCTCGGCGCCCCGTGCAATGATCGATGCAAGCGCACACAGCGCGGCCCAACCGGCGGCCCACAATTGCGTGGGCCAACGCGCCAAGACCACACCATAGTTGTCGCGCAATTCAAGCGCAATGTTGCTGTCGCTCGGCGCGCCATACTGGCTGCCATGCAGAAACGCGCCAACCCATGCCATTGTGGCCAGTGTGAGCGTGGGCAGCACGGCGAGATCGAGAAGCTCGGCGACACATTCGCCGCGCCGCCGTCCCCACAGCCACAATCCGAGCACCGCCCCACCGCTAACGCCGACGAGGCCCAACCCGCCGTCAGCAAACCAGACCATCTGCGCGGGACGCTCGACAAAGTAATCCAGGTTGGTTGCAATGTGAACGATACGGCCGCAGCAGAGCGCAGGGAACGTCATCCATGCCGCCAGTTCAACAGCGTCTTGCGGCGAGCGCCCGGCGCGCCGCCATGCCGGCATTCCGGCAAGTATGCCGGCCGCCATGCCACCCACGACCAGTGTCGTGAACGAAAAAAACGGAATGCCCGCGAGTTTGAACAGGAACAGCGGCTGCATCCGGCCTCACGGACCTTTCAACTCATCGACAATCGATGCGAACACCAATCCCAGCGCGTGCGACTCCTCTTCGCTGGTGGATTCCGCGTAAATGTTGCACGTCGGGCTGTCAGGGTCCGGATGCACCAGCGCCCATGCTTCGCCCATGTCGATCCGGATGCCGTCGATCTGCTCGATCCGGTACGACTGGTACTCCTCGAGCAACCGCCGCATTAATCGCCCGCGCGCCTCCCACGGGCAGTGCACCGACTTGTGCACGACATGGTGCGGCGGCAGCGCCGCCAGCGTATCCGCGAGGGTCGTATCGTGCACCGCCAGCAGTTCCATGAACTTTGCGGCGGCAAACATGCCGTCGATGGCGTGATGGAATGCCGGGAACACGAAGTGCCCCAGCCCGTCGGCCGCCAGCATCACATCGGGTTGGGTGGACGCGAGCATCAGCGACGTCGGATCCATCCGGCTGCGAATCACCTGCATGTCGTGCTGCGCCGCGACGCGCTCCGCCGCCATCGACGCATTGGCCGGCACCACCAACCGCTGACCGCGCGCCGCGCCGCGCAGGCTCAGATCGATCAGCGTCAACGCAAAGTCGCTGTCGCTAATCCGTTCGCCCCGGCCATCAATCATGAAAATACGCTCGCCGCTCACGTCGAAGCGCACGCCGAAATCCGCGCCGGTCGCGCCGGTGATGCGCGCCAGCCGCGTCAGGTCGCGGTCAAGCTCCGGGCGTGTGATCGACATGCGTTCCGGATCCAGGTAGCTGTTCAGCGTCACCACGTCGCAGCCCAGATGCTCGAACAGCGGCGGCAGCACCAGGCTCACCGGCGCATGCGCGTAATCCACGACGAGACTGAAGCGACGCGTGCGAATCGCCTGCGTGTCGATTGAGTCCATGAAGCGCCGGCCATACTGCGTGATCACATCCGGCGCGCTGTTGATGTACCCGATATCATCCTGGTGCACGCGGCGGAAATCCTCGCGGAAGAATGCGCGCTCGATCGCCCGCTCGGTGGCATGGTTGATCGTCAGCCCGTCTTTGTCAAAGAACTTGATGTCCACCACGCGGCGCTGGTAAGGCGACACGCGCACGTGCACGCCGCCGGCCGCGCCGGACGCGCGTGTGAAGAAGCGCGCCACCGGCACCGGCACGTTCTCGATATCGACCGCATTGACGCCGACCGACGGCAGCCCCGCGATGATCGCGCGCTTGAGCATCCGCGACGTCCGGTTCAGGTCGCGATTGACCGTCACCACGGCGCCCGTGGGATGCATGGCGCCGAACGCCGCCCCCAGCCGCGCCGCAAACTCGGGCGTCAGGTCGACGTTGACGACGCCGGTCACGCCGTAGCGCCCGAAAATGACGCGTCGCGCCTGCGAGCCCCAGATGATGGACGATTTGACGATCGCGCCTGGCTCCACCTCTTTGCCCGGCCACAACCGCACGTTGGCGTGGATGATGGCGTGCTCGCCCAGTACGCAGCCATCGCCCAGCACGGAGCCTTCGAACAGTACGGCATTGGCCTTCAACCGGCACTGGCGACAGACCACCGCGCCGCGCACCTCCGCGCCTTCGCCGACATAGGTATTGCGCCAGATGATCGAGCGATCGACCCGCGCGTGCGAGTCGATGACGGTATCTTCGCCAATCACGGCGGGGCCATGAATGATCGCGCCATCTTTGACATTGGCGCCGCGCCCCAGAAACACCGGCCCGTACAACTGCGCGTCGTGCGCTATCTCAACGTCATCCGCCGCCCAGATGCCGTCGCCCAGGTGCCGCCCCGGTATCGGCAACTTGATGCGACCGGCGAGATAGTCGGCATTGGCCTGAGCGTAGGTGATATGATCGCCGATGTCACACCAGTAGCCATCGGACACAAAGCCATACATGGGCCGGTCTTGCTCCAACATGATCGGGAACAGGTCCTGACTGAAGTCGAACGCCTTCTCCGGCGGTACCAGCGTCAACACGTCGGGGTCGATGACGTAGATCCCCATATTGACCGTGTCGCTCATCACCTCGCCCCAGGTCGGCTTCTCGACAAACTGGCGAATGCGCCCATCGGGGTCGGTGATGACCACGCCGTAGTCGACCGGGTGCTGGACGCGGCTGAGGGCGACCGTCAGCGCGGATCCCTTTTCCTTGTGGAATGCCACCAGCCGGCTGAGATCGATGTCGGTGAGCGCGTCGCCGCTGATGACGAGGAATGGCTCCTCCAGCAGTTCCAGCGCCTGCCGGACCGAGCCGGCGGTGCCCAGCGGCGATTCTTCGATGAAGTAGTGAATGCGAAGGCCGAAGGCCTCGCCATCCCCGAAGTAGTTCTGGATGACGGAGGCCATGTACTGCAGGGTGATGACAACCTCCTCGACGCCGTGGCGCTTCAACAGGTCGAGGATGTGCTCCAGCACCGGTTTCTCGAGGATCGGCACCATCGGCTTGGGCCGCCCGATGGTCAACGGGCGCAAGCGCGACCCGGCTCCCCCAGCCATCACGACTGCTTTCATGCCGCTCACCTGTGTGCCCGTGACCTCGCGCGCGCCGGAGGTGGCACACGCGTCGATTGACCTGCGCTAATTATAGCCGATACGGGGACCGGACGCCACGGCTACCAGGCGATCGGCTGCCGGTCGCGGAAGAACCTGCCCGACGGCCCATCATCCGGCAGGAGCGCCAGCCAGACGATCGTGTCGGCGCCGGTCGCCACGTCGCGCGGCGCATCCGCCCCGCCCATATCCGTGCGTACCCAGCCGGGGCAGGCGGCATTCACTTTGATGTTGGTGCCTTCCAGTTCGTTCGCCATCATGCGCGTCAGACTGTTCAGCGCAGTCTTCGAAAGCCGGTAGCCCGCGCTGCCGCCGCCCATCTCGTCGAACGCCCCCATGCCCGACGACACATTGACTACTCGGCCGTACTGCTGCCGCCGCATCAGCGGCATGAACGCCCGGATCGTCTCGTACGCACCGAACAGGTTGACCTCCAGCGTCTGGCGCACCGTGTCGAGCGGCACGTCAAAGGCGCTCTGGTCCTCGTCGATATAGATCCCCGCGTTGTTGACCAACACATCCAGCCGCCCGTATTGCTGCTCGACGATTTGCCGCGCGGCGGACACGCTCGCTGCATCGGCGACATCCAGCGGGCAGAACTCCACGTCGCACCCGCTTGCGCGCAGCGCATCCGCGGCCCGCCGACCGTCGGCTGCGCGCCGCGCCCCCAGCACGACCTGCAGGCTGTTCGCCGCCAATTGCCGGCAAACTTCGTACCCGATACCCCGGTTGCCGCCCGTCACCAGCGCCACGCGCTTGCTCATGCCGCCTCCTGTTTGCCTGTCCCGGCGCGGCTCGCACCGTCGACAGATAATGAAAAAGCGACCAGATGAGCATCCGGTCGCCTACAGATCAGAGCGGGTGAAGGGAGTCGAACCCTCGCCGCTTGCTTGGGAAGCAAGAGCACTGCCGTTGTGCTACACCCGCAGACTGATTGGTATTATAATGCGCTGGTTGGCGAACGTCAACTGGATCCCGCATCGGGCTCGGCATCGCCGCGGGCACGGCCGATCGCCTGCTTTTCTTCGTTCGACAGCGTATAGGTGGATAGCCACGCGACGAGCGGCTTGGCAAACACGCGGCTTTCATTGCGGCGGTACAGGCCGTTGATGACGACGCCGTTGCCGTTCGCGTCCGCAATGCAGAGCGCGAAGCTCTGGTCGCCGCCGGTGTCCTCGAACGGATTGAACCGCACAATGCCGACCCGCTGGAGCGCGGAGGGCAGTTGCGCTTGCACTGCGGCCAGCGCAGCCTGTTCGTCGGAACTGAATTGCACAGACGCGGCCGGTCGGGTCGCCATGCGCAGCGCCGACTGCAGCCGATCGATCCGGCGGTGCAGAAGCAGTATCCAGAGTTCGAGAATGAGAACCAGAAACGCCAGCACAATCCACGCTTCGGCAGCGCGGGCCTGAAAAAACGCATTAAGAGCTTCCACGCAATGACACCTCCAACGAATTTTGATTGTAGTGGAGAGCGGTCTGATCGACAACTTGCGAACAACGCGTTGCACGCCAGATCCAATTCGGGCCGGACAGCATGCACACCAAACTCCTGATCGCCACGCACAATCAGGGCAAGGTACGCGAGTTTGCGCACATCTTTGCCGATCTGCCGCTCACGCTCCTGTCGCTTGACGACGCGGGAGTGACGTGGGAAGTGGAGGAGACGGGCGCGACGTTCGAGGCCAACGCGCGGCTGAAAGCTGAGGCGTATTGCAGGGCAACCGGCCTGCCGACGCTGGCGGAAGATTCAGGACTGGAGGTCGATGCACTCGACGGCGCGCCAGGCGTGTATTCGGCCCGCTATGGTGGTCCCGGCCTGACGCCCGTGCAACGCTACGAGTTGCTGCTCGAGCGCATGCGCGCCATCCCGGCGGGTCAGCGCCAGGCGCGCTTTCGCAGCGTGATTGCGCTGGCCGCGCCCGGCCGGCCGCCGCAGGTCGCGGAGGGCGCGTGCCCCGGCGAGATCGCCGGCACGCCCCGCGGTGCCGGCGGCTTTGGCTACGACCCGGTCTTCTTCATGCCGGAATTCGGCCGCACGATGGCCGAGCTTTCCCTGGAGGAAAAGAATCGCGCCAGCCATCGTGCCCGCGCCGCCCGGGCCGCCCACGACAAGCTGCGCGCAATGCTCGACGCCGCTAACCCCGCTCAATGAGCGCGCGCATGCGCGCCGACTGGCAGTGGCAGAGCGCCACGGCCAGCGCGTCCGCTGCGTCGTCCGGATGCGGTGTATGATCGAGTTGCAGCACCATGCGCACCATCTGCTGCACCTGGTCTTTGGTCGCCCGCCCGTAACCGACCAGCGCCTGCTTCACCTCGAGCGGCGTATATTCGTGCACCGGCACGCCCGCCATCGCAGCCGCCAGCAGCAGGACGCCGCGCGCCTGGCCGACCGACAGCGCCGTGGTGACGTTGCGGTTGAAGAATAGTTTCTCGACCGCGACCACCGCTACCTGCTCGCTCTTCATCAGGTCGGCGGCGCCCAGGAAAATGAGCCTCAACCGCTCGGGCATCGGCATCTCCGGCGGCGTGATGATGGCGCCATAACGCAGCAGGCGCGGGTTGTCGCCCTCGCCCTCCACCACACCGTATCCGGTGGTCGCCGTGCCCGGGTCGAGGCCCAGCACACGCAGGCTCATGGCCGCCAGGCTTTACGCCGCTTCCAACTGCTGCAGCACCGCGTCCGAGATCACGAGGTTTGTATAGACGTGCTGAATGTCGTCCAGTTCTTCCAGCACCTCGACCAGCCGCAGTGTCGAGGCGGTCTCGTCTATGCTGAGTTCGATCGGGTTCTTGGCAATCATCTGAAGCTCGGCCGACTCGTAGGCGATCTTTTTCCGGTCGAGCGTCTGCTGGACTTTCTGCAGGTCATGGGGCGCAGTGTACACTTCGAGCGTCGTGCCGTCGATATTGACATCCTCGGCGCCGTAGTCGATCATTTCCAGCGCTAGTTCGTCGGCATCGCGGCCCTTCGCTTCGATCGCGATCACACCCTTGTAGTCGAACATCCATCCCACACTGCCGGACTCGCCCATACGGCCGCCGTGGCGATTCAGCGACGCGCGAATGTCGGCGACCGTGCGGTTGCGGTTGTCGGACAGCGTCAAAATCATCAGCGCCGAGCCGCCCGGGCCGATCGCTTCGTAGGCGGCCTCCTCCAGCGTAGCACCTTCGAGCTCGCCGGTGCCGCGCTTGATCGCGCGCTCGATATTTTCCTTCGGCATGTTGGCCGCGCGTGCCTTCGTCACGATCATGCGCAGGTTGATATTGCCATCGGGGTCGCCGCCGCCGCCGCGCGCCGCCAGCGTCAGTTCGCGCCCGATCTTGGTGAATAACTGGCCGCGCTTGGCATCGGCCGCGCCCTTCTTGCGTTTGATCGTTGCCCATTTGGAATGACCGGACATACCCGCTAACTCCGCACGTGAAATTGATGGATTGAGGATGCGCTTGCCGGCAACCGTGCCGCTCGCGCCGCATGTTGACTACAGCACATTATACACGGGGCGGTCATGAATTCCCAATCACAAACGCCAAGCGCCAGGGTCATTCAATTGTCATAGTGCATGATGATTATCCGACGAAACGGGCGCTGAGCGGCACAAGACGCCGTCGAAGCGCGCGCATATCCCTGCCCTTCGACGGCGTTGTGCGCCGCTCAGGGCACGATCTCACGCTTTGTCAAGCGACCTTTGAATCGCCCTGCGCCAAGCGCACTATCGCCGTATCGTATAGCTGTCGATCACGACGCCGTTGCGGTCTTTCAGCGTCGCCGTGTCGTTGGCGTCCCACACCGACGTCGTGCGGCCCCAGTACAAGTCTGCCGCCGTGTCGAGCCCGTTCTCGCTGTGCAGCCGCAGCGACGTGTTCGGCTCGACCACAATATCCGGAAATGCGTAGAGGTTGCCATGCAGGTCGGCCAGCGACCAGCCTTTGAGGTTCAAGCGCGCTCCGAGATTCTGGATGATCACCGTCTCGCCGCCCGGCGACGGCGGCGTCGTCGAGCGCAGGATCGCCGAGATGCGCAGGATCGGCGCGGGCGACGCGGCCGATGCGATGGTGGATACGGCGGGCGGGGTCAGATCAGGCGGGGGGATCGTCAATGCCTGCCCGACGGTAAGCAGGTTAGGATTGGTAATACCGTTGGCCTGCATGAGCGCCGACGTCGGTATACCATAGGTGGCCGCAATCGTCGACAGGGTGTCGCCCGGCTTGACGATATACTGGATCGCTTGCGTACGCCGCACAGCCGTCGGCGATAACGCCGCAACGGGCGCCGCAACCGTCGTGGCGTCAGGCCCGGCGACCGCCGCCACCCGTGACCCGGCAATGGAAAACGAAACGATGACAACTATCGTGCTGATGACAGCCGACACGATCGCGTTCACCACGATCACGAATACGAACTGATCGCGATTGATCACACGCCCTCCGCTATCGGCCGCCGGCTACGCGGCCTGCGCCGCCGACCGGTTGCTGCACTTGCCGCTCAGTACGCCGCCTTCTTCGATCAGGATCGAGCCAACGTCCACGTCCCCGACAACCTGGCCGCCCGCCAGGATGGCCAATTGACCGACCGTCCGTACGTTGCCTGTGACCTTGCCGGAAACCAGAATGTCGCGGCCGGTCAAATTGGCGCCGACCCGCGCCGCTTTGCCGACGATGATATTGCCGTCGGTCTCAATGCTGCCGTCGAAGATACCCTCCACGCGCACGCCGCCCTTGCACTTGAGGTCGCCATCAAAGCTGGCGTTGGCGCTCAGGATGGTTTCGAAC includes:
- the ruvC gene encoding crossover junction endodeoxyribonuclease RuvC: MRVLGLDPGTATTGYGVVEGEGDNPRLLRYGAIITPPEMPMPERLRLIFLGAADLMKSEQVAVVAVEKLFFNRNVTTALSVGQARGVLLLAAAMAGVPVHEYTPLEVKQALVGYGRATKDQVQQMVRMVLQLDHTPHPDDAADALAVALCHCQSARMRALIERG
- a CDS encoding YebC/PmpR family DNA-binding transcriptional regulator, producing MSGHSKWATIKRKKGAADAKRGQLFTKIGRELTLAARGGGGDPDGNINLRMIVTKARAANMPKENIERAIKRGTGELEGATLEEAAYEAIGPGGSALMILTLSDNRNRTVADIRASLNRHGGRMGESGSVGWMFDYKGVIAIEAKGRDADELALEMIDYGAEDVNIDGTTLEVYTAPHDLQKVQQTLDRKKIAYESAELQMIAKNPIELSIDETASTLRLVEVLEELDDIQHVYTNLVISDAVLQQLEAA
- a CDS encoding XTP/dITP diphosphatase, coding for MHTKLLIATHNQGKVREFAHIFADLPLTLLSLDDAGVTWEVEETGATFEANARLKAEAYCRATGLPTLAEDSGLEVDALDGAPGVYSARYGGPGLTPVQRYELLLERMRAIPAGQRQARFRSVIALAAPGRPPQVAEGACPGEIAGTPRGAGGFGYDPVFFMPEFGRTMAELSLEEKNRASHRARAARAAHDKLRAMLDAANPAQ
- a CDS encoding DUF4446 family protein; translated protein: MLAFLVLILELWILLLHRRIDRLQSALRMATRPAASVQFSSDEQAALAAVQAQLPSALQRVGIVRFNPFEDTGGDQSFALCIADANGNGVVINGLYRRNESRVFAKPLVAWLSTYTLSNEEKQAIGRARGDAEPDAGSS
- a CDS encoding polymer-forming cytoskeletal protein, which encodes MFRFNRASEQFETILSANASFDGDLKCKGGVRVEGIFDGSIETDGNIIVGKAARVGANLTGRDILVSGKVTGNVRTVGQLAILAGGQVVGDVDVGSILIEEGGVLSGKCSNRSAAQAA
- a CDS encoding LysM peptidoglycan-binding domain-containing protein; protein product: MINRDQFVFVIVVNAIVSAVISTIVVIVSFSIAGSRVAAVAGPDATTVAAPVAALSPTAVRRTQAIQYIVKPGDTLSTIAATYGIPTSALMQANGITNPNLLTVGQALTIPPPDLTPPAVSTIASAASPAPILRISAILRSTTPPSPGGETVIIQNLGARLNLKGWSLADLHGNLYAFPDIVVEPNTSLRLHSENGLDTAADLYWGRTTSVWDANDTATLKDRNGVVIDSYTIRR